A segment of the Terriglobales bacterium genome:
GCGGGCGTTACCGCATGGATCTAACCGATGCTTTGGCGCACTCCAACAATACTTATTTCGAAGTGCTGGGACGCAAGCTGGGATTTGAGAAGGTCAGCTACTACGCGCATCAATACGGACTGGGCGAGCTCGCCGGCTACAACATTCCCGGCGAGCATCTTGGCATTTATCCGACCGAGGAATTAGGTGAGAAGCAGGGCGGCGTCGGGAAGATGTGTTCGTTCGGCGAGAGCATTTCCATGACTCCGCTGCAATTGGGCGCGCTGGTTTCGGCGATCGCCAACGGCGGCACTCTTTATTACTTGCAGCATCCTACTACCCCGGAGGAAGTGGCCAACTTCCAGCCCAAGGTCAAACGGCATCTCGATATCGCGAATGTAATCCCGGATATGACGGATGGGATGGCGGCGGCCGTGCTCTACGGCACCGCGCGTCCGCTGCGCGCCAGCTTCGATGAAGAAGAGATCCTGGGCAAAACTGGGACCTGCTCGAAGAACGGTACGCGGTTCGGCTGGTTTGCGTCGTATGCCAATACGAACTTCGGAAAGGTCGTGGTTGTGGTCTTCCTCCGCGGCGGCCGTCCGACTTTTGGTCCTAAGGCAGCCGAGATCTCCGGCCGCATGTACCGCAATCTCTACGACCACAGCTTCTTTGCTGTGCGCGCGCCCGCGCTGGAGCGCAGCTCCAGTCCAGTCAACGCCTCTCAATAAGTACGAAGTACGATCGGGTGAAGGATGAAGTTAAAATACTGACTCACCCCCTGGTTTCACTGCACACTTCATCCGACCCAACCTCTAACTTCTCACCGCACCGTCTCGTCCAATGACAGGCTCATCAGGTAGCTGGTGAAATCGCTGTTGGCTCTCGAGTGCTGCTGCCGGAGGTCGGCTACTTCCGTGCGCAGTTGCTGCAGGCGGTCCTCCTGCGAGTTCAGTTGCTGCGCATAA
Coding sequences within it:
- a CDS encoding penicillin-binding transpeptidase domain-containing protein, producing the protein MQKRSVPLELFRTLLVLFAATFLPLSNASAATVSTHSLSHPKTKSSTVTENPRAQHTMTQRRHSRRVVRASYSRSRRHHRYYERFYTSSFAGDQTATDLAAGEDAIVRQAAIDALGDMNGTIVAVDPNSGRILAMVNQPLALSEGAQPCSTIKLSVALAALSEGIISKETKVSLGGRYRMDLTDALAHSNNTYFEVLGRKLGFEKVSYYAHQYGLGELAGYNIPGEHLGIYPTEELGEKQGGVGKMCSFGESISMTPLQLGALVSAIANGGTLYYLQHPTTPEEVANFQPKVKRHLDIANVIPDMTDGMAAAVLYGTARPLRASFDEEEILGKTGTCSKNGTRFGWFASYANTNFGKVVVVVFLRGGRPTFGPKAAEISGRMYRNLYDHSFFAVRAPALERSSSPVNASQ